The Lysobacter sp. genome includes a window with the following:
- a CDS encoding electron transfer flavoprotein-ubiquinone oxidoreductase: MTETAHADIERDVMEYDVVTVGAGPAGLAFAIRLKQLDPEITVCVIEKASTIGAHILSGAVIETGPLDKLLPAWRDHPPPVCVPATDDEFWLLSKTGGRKLPVPPGMNNHGNVIVSLGAMCAWMAPQAEALGVEIYPGFAAAETLYDEAGKVVGVRIGDMGVAKDGSHKPGFAAGIDIRAKVTVLAEGARGHLTKRLIERFKLDANSDPQGYSIGIKELWQVPEDRVTPGRIVHSFGWPADNKIYGGSFLYHLDKGRIALGYVSGLDYSDPDYKPWEAFQQWKNHPMIKPLLDGGSIVSAGARAIVTGGWQSLPKVEMPGALLIGDTAGLLNVPKVKGTHQAIRSGMLAAEHLVASSLAPEGFDAKLRASDAMIELKKVRNIKPGFKRGLWFGMLNAAWETITGGASPWTLKNKADWSSLDKLGTCEQPKRDYVDRTLAPRDRLASVYFAATEHDEDQPVHLRVRDTSVCVTACAEEYGNPCTRFCPAGVYEIIDDEAGKRLQINAANCVHCKTCDIKDPYQIIDWVTPEGGSGPNYQNL; the protein is encoded by the coding sequence ATGACCGAGACCGCACACGCCGACATCGAGCGCGACGTGATGGAGTACGACGTCGTCACCGTCGGCGCGGGCCCGGCAGGGTTGGCGTTCGCTATCCGGCTCAAACAGCTCGATCCCGAGATCACCGTCTGTGTGATCGAAAAGGCCTCGACCATCGGCGCGCACATTCTTTCCGGCGCAGTCATCGAAACCGGCCCACTCGACAAATTGCTGCCGGCCTGGCGCGACCATCCGCCACCGGTCTGCGTGCCGGCGACCGACGACGAATTCTGGCTGCTCAGCAAAACCGGCGGACGCAAGCTGCCGGTGCCGCCGGGCATGAACAACCACGGCAACGTGATCGTCTCGCTCGGTGCAATGTGCGCGTGGATGGCGCCGCAGGCCGAAGCGCTGGGTGTCGAAATCTACCCGGGCTTCGCCGCCGCGGAAACGCTGTACGACGAGGCAGGCAAAGTCGTCGGCGTGCGCATCGGCGATATGGGCGTGGCGAAAGACGGCTCGCACAAACCGGGGTTCGCCGCCGGCATCGATATCCGCGCCAAGGTCACCGTCCTCGCCGAGGGCGCGCGCGGCCATCTGACCAAACGTCTGATCGAACGCTTCAAGCTCGATGCGAACAGCGATCCACAGGGGTATTCGATCGGCATCAAGGAGCTGTGGCAGGTACCGGAAGACCGCGTCACGCCGGGCAGGATCGTGCACAGTTTCGGTTGGCCGGCCGACAACAAGATCTACGGCGGCAGCTTCCTGTACCACCTGGACAAGGGCCGGATCGCACTGGGTTACGTCAGCGGCCTCGATTACAGCGACCCGGACTACAAGCCATGGGAAGCCTTCCAGCAGTGGAAGAACCACCCGATGATCAAGCCACTGCTCGATGGCGGCAGCATCGTTTCCGCGGGCGCGCGCGCGATCGTCACCGGCGGCTGGCAATCGCTGCCCAAGGTCGAAATGCCTGGCGCCTTGTTGATCGGCGACACCGCCGGCCTGCTCAATGTGCCGAAGGTCAAGGGCACGCATCAGGCGATCCGTTCCGGCATGCTCGCCGCCGAACACCTGGTCGCGTCGTCGCTGGCGCCGGAAGGCTTCGACGCAAAACTGCGTGCCTCCGATGCGATGATCGAACTGAAAAAAGTCCGCAACATCAAACCTGGTTTCAAGCGCGGCCTGTGGTTCGGCATGCTCAACGCCGCATGGGAAACCATCACCGGCGGCGCATCGCCATGGACCCTGAAAAACAAGGCAGATTGGTCGTCGCTCGACAAGCTCGGCACGTGCGAACAACCGAAACGGGACTATGTCGATCGCACGCTCGCGCCGCGTGACCGTCTGGCTTCGGTCTATTTCGCAGCGACCGAGCACGATGAAGACCAACCCGTGCATCTGCGCGTGCGCGATACTTCGGTCTGCGTGACCGCATGCGCGGAAGAATACGGCAACCCGTGCACACGGTTCTGCCCGGCGGGCGTATACGAAATCATCGATGACGAAGCCGGTAAACGACTGCAGATCAATGCCGCCAACTGCGTGCACTGCAAGACGTGCGACATCAAGGACCCGTATCAGATCATCGACTGGGTCACGCCGGAAGGCGGCTCGGGGCCGAACTACCAGAACCTCTGA
- a CDS encoding alpha-ketoglutarate-dependent dioxygenase AlkB, with product MLSSIGLQRIDLAGAELGLDPAWLSCVEADALFDALLTGVAWEVHRIRMFGREVDSPRLSCWIGDPGAAYTYSRTRFDPHPWSPALRSIRTRLRDMLGIDFNSVLANRYRDGRDAMGWHSDDEPELGLRPVIASISLGATRRFGLKPRVEGGRRLALDLPHGSLLVMGGDTQTRYRHALPRTARAVGERINLTFRRIRLSR from the coding sequence ATGCTTTCATCGATCGGATTGCAGCGCATCGACCTGGCCGGCGCCGAGCTCGGGCTGGACCCGGCGTGGCTGTCGTGTGTGGAAGCCGATGCGTTGTTCGACGCACTGCTGACCGGAGTGGCCTGGGAGGTGCATCGGATCCGCATGTTCGGTCGGGAGGTCGATTCGCCACGGCTGAGCTGTTGGATCGGCGACCCGGGAGCGGCTTATACCTATTCGCGCACACGGTTCGACCCTCATCCTTGGTCACCCGCCTTGCGGTCGATTCGTACACGTTTGCGCGATATGCTGGGCATCGACTTCAACAGCGTGCTCGCCAATCGCTATCGCGATGGGCGCGATGCCATGGGCTGGCACAGCGACGATGAGCCTGAATTGGGGCTGCGGCCGGTGATCGCTTCGATCAGTCTTGGCGCGACGCGGCGTTTCGGGCTGAAACCGCGTGTCGAGGGAGGTCGCCGGCTGGCGCTCGATCTGCCCCACGGGAGTCTGCTGGTGATGGGGGGCGACACCCAGACCCGCTATCGGCACGCCTTGCCGCGCACCGCCCGCGCGGTCGGTGAACGGATCAATCTTACGTTCCGGCGAATTCGGTTGTCGCGCTGA
- the rpoZ gene encoding DNA-directed RNA polymerase subunit omega — MARITVEDCLEVVDNRFELVMMAAKRARQLANGVDPQIDNSEANDKPTVLALREIAARRIDNGYIDAVEKSERERKEREALEWAAAEVVSDDDLSKGDDI, encoded by the coding sequence ATGGCCCGCATCACCGTGGAAGATTGTCTGGAAGTCGTCGACAACCGTTTCGAGCTCGTCATGATGGCCGCCAAGCGCGCCCGCCAGCTCGCCAACGGGGTCGACCCGCAGATCGACAACAGCGAGGCCAACGACAAGCCGACCGTGCTGGCGCTGCGCGAGATCGCTGCCCGCCGCATCGACAACGGCTATATCGACGCCGTCGAAAAATCCGAGCGCGAGCGCAAAGAGCGCGAAGCGCTGGAATGGGCCGCTGCAGAAGTGGTCTCCGACGACGATCTGTCGAAAGGCGACGATATCTGA
- a CDS encoding bifunctional (p)ppGpp synthetase/guanosine-3',5'-bis(diphosphate) 3'-pyrophosphohydrolase, whose product MSQLEPILAGPTPAPDAEMPDYVRKLEAVAGYLPENQRATLIRAWRIGAAAHSGQTRKSGEPYITHPVAAATILAEQGVDIETLVAAILHDTIEDTPLTREEIAADFGQTVAELVEGVTKLDKLQFQDRQEAAAESFRKMMLAMARDLRVILIKLADRLHNMRTLGAQSPEARTRIARETLEIYAPIAQRLGMNLMKAELQDLGFRAMYPWRHAVMVRCIRTQPMVRREALAKIEAQLAQRLSKEGFQFRLVSRVKSPWSIYTKLRAEGKSFAQVMDMFGFRLVVRSVPECYHALGVVHSVFKPVDGRFRDFVAIPKANGYQSLHTVLFGPYGSPIEVQIRTEEMDLIAERGIAAHWSYKHGGEASGAQNRAQSWVASLIESQRTTGSSLEFLENVKIDLFPDEVYLFTPKGDIMALPRNATTLDFAYGVHTDVGNRAVAARIDKKLVPLRTKLASGQSVEIITAKSAAPKPQWLEFVVTGKARTAIRHQLKHLEHEDAVQLGHRMLDRALEGLDTSLDRLPQARLEAYLADHRYPRLEALLADIALGNRMPTQVAQVLAHRVPDKRDIVDIAIGGAHQGEKILITGAERGVVTFANCCMPIPGDDVMGYHTAGRGIVVHRMDCANVAEYRKSPERWIAIGWDRQVSGDFNVALRVQVENRPGVLAQVAAAIAQADSNIDSVEYLDRDNNVAVIRFGIEVSDRVHLAEVIRRVRRLGVVHGVQRM is encoded by the coding sequence ATGAGTCAACTCGAGCCGATCCTTGCCGGCCCAACGCCCGCGCCCGACGCGGAGATGCCGGATTATGTCCGCAAGCTGGAGGCGGTGGCCGGCTATTTGCCCGAAAACCAGCGCGCGACCCTGATCCGGGCATGGCGTATCGGCGCTGCGGCGCATTCCGGCCAGACCCGAAAGTCCGGCGAGCCTTACATCACCCATCCGGTGGCTGCCGCGACGATCCTGGCGGAGCAGGGCGTCGATATCGAAACCCTGGTCGCGGCGATCCTGCACGACACCATCGAAGACACGCCGCTGACCCGAGAAGAGATCGCGGCCGATTTCGGCCAGACCGTCGCCGAGTTGGTGGAGGGCGTCACCAAGCTCGACAAGCTGCAGTTCCAGGATCGTCAGGAAGCCGCTGCGGAAAGTTTTCGCAAGATGATGCTGGCGATGGCGCGCGATCTGCGCGTGATCCTGATCAAGCTCGCGGACAGATTGCACAATATGCGCACGCTCGGCGCGCAGAGCCCGGAGGCGCGGACGCGCATTGCGCGCGAGACATTGGAAATCTACGCGCCGATCGCGCAGCGCCTGGGCATGAACCTGATGAAAGCCGAGCTGCAGGACCTCGGTTTCCGGGCCATGTATCCGTGGCGGCATGCCGTGATGGTCCGATGCATCCGCACCCAGCCGATGGTGCGTCGAGAGGCATTGGCCAAGATCGAGGCGCAGCTCGCGCAGCGGTTGAGCAAGGAAGGCTTCCAGTTCCGACTGGTGAGCCGGGTGAAATCGCCGTGGAGCATCTATACCAAGCTGCGCGCCGAAGGAAAGAGTTTCGCCCAGGTGATGGATATGTTCGGATTCCGCCTGGTCGTGCGTTCGGTGCCGGAGTGCTATCACGCGCTGGGCGTGGTGCATTCGGTGTTCAAGCCGGTCGATGGGCGGTTTCGGGATTTCGTCGCGATTCCCAAGGCCAACGGCTACCAGTCGCTGCACACGGTGTTGTTCGGGCCGTACGGCTCGCCGATCGAAGTGCAGATCCGCACCGAGGAAATGGATCTCATCGCCGAACGCGGCATCGCCGCGCACTGGTCGTACAAACACGGCGGCGAGGCCAGCGGCGCGCAGAACCGCGCGCAATCCTGGGTGGCGAGCCTGATCGAATCGCAGCGCACCACCGGTTCATCGCTGGAATTCCTGGAAAACGTCAAGATCGACCTGTTTCCCGACGAGGTGTATCTGTTCACGCCGAAGGGCGACATCATGGCCTTGCCGCGCAATGCGACGACCCTCGATTTCGCCTATGGCGTGCATACCGACGTGGGTAATCGCGCGGTCGCGGCACGCATCGACAAAAAGCTGGTGCCGTTGCGCACCAAGCTCGCCAGCGGCCAGAGCGTGGAGATCATCACCGCGAAATCGGCGGCGCCGAAACCGCAGTGGCTGGAATTCGTGGTCACCGGCAAGGCGCGTACCGCAATCCGGCATCAGCTCAAGCATCTCGAACATGAGGATGCGGTGCAGTTGGGCCATCGCATGCTGGATCGCGCGCTCGAAGGCCTCGATACCTCGCTCGACCGTCTCCCGCAGGCGCGGTTGGAGGCCTATCTCGCCGACCATCGCTACCCGCGGCTGGAGGCGCTGCTCGCGGACATCGCACTGGGCAACCGCATGCCGACCCAGGTGGCGCAGGTGCTGGCGCATCGGGTGCCGGACAAGCGCGATATCGTCGATATCGCGATCGGCGGCGCGCATCAGGGCGAGAAGATCCTGATCACCGGTGCCGAGCGCGGCGTGGTGACGTTCGCCAACTGCTGCATGCCGATTCCCGGCGACGATGTGATGGGCTATCACACCGCTGGCCGCGGCATCGTCGTGCATCGCATGGATTGCGCCAATGTCGCCGAATACCGCAAATCGCCGGAGCGCTGGATCGCCATCGGCTGGGACCGCCAGGTCAGCGGCGATTTCAACGTGGCGCTGCGGGTGCAGGTTGAAAATCGTCCCGGCGTGCTGGCCCAGGTCGCCGCCGCCATCGCCCAGGCCGACTCGAATATCGATTCGGTGGAATACCTCGATCGCGACAACAATGTCGCCGTGATCCGTTTCGGTATCGAGGTCAGCGATCGCGTCCATCTGGCCGAAGTGATCCGCCGCGTGCGCCGGCTCGGCGTGGTGCATGGGGTGCAGCGGATGTAG
- a CDS encoding RidA family protein, translating to MPREPINSPSAPAAIGPYSQATRANGMVFLSGQIPLDPNSGLIVEGDISEQARQAFANLRAVCEAAGGSFDDIVRVGLYLTDLSEFAAVNAAMEAVFDAPYPARSTIQVSALPRGAKFEVDAIMVLR from the coding sequence ATGCCCCGCGAACCGATCAATTCCCCCAGCGCGCCCGCCGCCATCGGCCCGTATTCACAAGCCACCCGCGCCAATGGCATGGTGTTCCTGTCCGGGCAGATTCCGCTGGATCCGAATTCCGGTCTGATCGTCGAAGGCGATATCTCCGAACAGGCGCGGCAGGCGTTCGCGAATCTGCGCGCGGTCTGCGAAGCTGCTGGCGGTTCGTTCGACGACATTGTCCGCGTCGGGCTGTATCTCACCGATCTTTCCGAATTCGCAGCGGTGAACGCGGCGATGGAAGCGGTGTTCGATGCGCCTTATCCCGCACGCTCGACGATCCAGGTGTCGGCACTGCCGCGCGGCGCTAAATTCGAGGTCGATGCGATCATGGTGCTGCGCTGA
- the recG gene encoding ATP-dependent DNA helicase RecG — MMSSRDADDVAAQPLTRLSGVGDVVAEKLAARGLSTLQDLWFHLPRQYEDRTVLTPIRALQSGLPAQVEGTVEAAERSFRGRPMLRVAIGDGSYSTLVLRFFHFRSQQVAQFAPGSRVRVYGTPRPGQHGLEIVHPSYRILGVAADAGDPALSDRLDPIYPAIEGVGPAVLRKLIAQALQRLPDERALELLPADVLLREPLCAGLPSLREALLTLHRPPQGSDLQALLAGTHPAQRRLALEELLAHHLSLRRQRIAMHAHTAPALRGGKRVASLRKALPFALTKAQQRVFAEIRDDLAKPVPMLRLVQGDVGSGKTVVAALAAMLAIEEGRQAALMAPTELLAEQHLANLRGWLEPLGVRVVWLAGKVTGKAREAALAEIASGAAQLVVGTHALMQEGVTFRDLALAIVDEQHRFGVHQRLALRDKGSAGTNVPHQLVMTATPIPRTLAMAAYADLDVSAIDELPPGRTPVQTVVLSAERRPELIERIRSACAEGRQAYWVCTLIDDSDEVVAQAAQSTFEALTEQIPELRIALVHGRMKAGEKQKTMAAFKAGEVQLLVATTVIEVGVDVPNASLMIIENAERLGLAQLHQLRGRVGRGSTASSCVLLYQAPLSQMARQRLATMRETNDGFVIAERDLQLRGPGELLGTRQTGIAAFRIADLGRDAALLPTVQRIGEALMSSSPDLAERVTERWIGGAARYASA; from the coding sequence ATGATGTCGAGTCGCGATGCCGATGATGTCGCCGCGCAGCCGCTGACCCGACTCAGCGGTGTCGGCGATGTCGTTGCCGAAAAGCTTGCCGCGCGCGGGCTGTCGACGCTGCAGGATCTGTGGTTCCATCTGCCGCGCCAATATGAAGATCGCACCGTACTGACTCCGATCCGTGCCCTGCAATCCGGTCTGCCGGCGCAGGTGGAAGGTACGGTTGAAGCGGCCGAGCGCAGTTTCCGCGGCCGACCGATGCTGCGCGTCGCCATCGGCGACGGTTCGTATTCGACGCTGGTGCTGCGGTTCTTCCATTTCCGTTCGCAACAGGTCGCGCAATTCGCGCCGGGCTCGCGGGTGCGCGTCTATGGCACGCCGCGCCCGGGACAGCATGGGCTGGAAATCGTGCATCCGAGCTATCGCATCCTCGGCGTTGCTGCCGATGCTGGCGATCCCGCATTGAGCGATCGGCTCGATCCGATCTATCCCGCGATCGAAGGCGTGGGCCCGGCGGTGCTGCGCAAATTGATCGCCCAGGCGCTGCAGCGTTTGCCTGACGAGCGCGCGCTGGAACTCCTGCCGGCCGATGTGCTCCTGCGCGAACCGCTTTGCGCAGGGCTGCCGTCGCTGCGCGAGGCGTTGCTGACGTTGCATCGCCCGCCGCAGGGCAGCGATCTGCAGGCGCTGTTGGCGGGCACGCATCCGGCGCAGCGGCGGCTCGCGCTGGAAGAACTGCTCGCGCATCACCTCAGCCTGCGCAGGCAGCGCATCGCGATGCACGCGCACACAGCCCCTGCGCTGCGTGGCGGCAAACGCGTGGCGTCGCTGCGCAAGGCGCTGCCGTTCGCATTGACCAAGGCCCAGCAGCGCGTATTCGCCGAGATCCGCGACGACCTCGCCAAGCCCGTGCCGATGCTGCGACTGGTGCAGGGCGATGTCGGCAGCGGCAAGACCGTGGTTGCGGCGCTGGCGGCGATGCTGGCCATCGAGGAAGGCCGGCAGGCGGCGCTGATGGCGCCGACCGAGCTGCTCGCCGAACAGCATCTGGCCAATCTGCGCGGCTGGCTTGAACCGCTTGGCGTGCGCGTGGTGTGGCTGGCCGGCAAGGTCACCGGCAAGGCCCGCGAAGCGGCGCTCGCCGAGATCGCCAGCGGCGCCGCGCAACTGGTCGTCGGCACCCACGCGCTGATGCAGGAAGGCGTGACGTTCCGCGACCTTGCGCTCGCCATCGTCGACGAGCAGCACCGCTTCGGCGTGCACCAACGTCTCGCGCTGCGCGACAAGGGCAGCGCCGGTACGAACGTGCCGCACCAGCTGGTGATGACGGCGACACCGATTCCACGCACCTTGGCGATGGCCGCGTACGCCGACCTTGATGTTTCGGCCATCGACGAACTGCCGCCGGGACGCACGCCGGTGCAGACGGTGGTGCTGAGCGCTGAACGCCGGCCGGAGTTGATCGAACGCATCCGCAGCGCCTGCGCGGAAGGCCGTCAGGCATATTGGGTATGCACGCTGATCGACGACAGCGACGAAGTCGTCGCGCAGGCGGCGCAGAGCACGTTCGAAGCGCTCACCGAACAGATCCCGGAACTGCGGATCGCGCTCGTGCATGGGCGTATGAAGGCCGGCGAGAAGCAGAAGACGATGGCCGCGTTCAAGGCCGGCGAGGTGCAGCTGCTGGTGGCGACGACGGTGATCGAAGTCGGCGTGGATGTGCCCAATGCATCGTTGATGATCATCGAGAACGCCGAGCGACTGGGGCTCGCGCAGCTGCATCAGCTGCGCGGCCGGGTCGGGCGCGGCAGCACGGCGTCGAGCTGCGTGTTGCTCTATCAGGCGCCGCTGTCGCAGATGGCGCGGCAGCGCCTGGCGACGATGCGCGAAACCAACGACGGTTTCGTCATCGCGGAACGGGATCTGCAGTTGCGCGGGCCGGGCGAATTGCTCGGTACCCGCCAGACCGGCATCGCCGCATTCCGCATCGCCGACCTCGGCCGCGACGCTGCGCTGCTGCCGACAGTCCAGCGCATCGGCGAGGCGTTGATGTCGTCATCGCCGGATCTTGCGGAACGCGTCACCGAGCGCTGGATCGGCGGCGCCGCGCGCTATGCGAGCGCCTGA
- a CDS encoding helix-turn-helix transcriptional regulator, whose protein sequence is MQAQAEQAAELLKALSNPQRLRVMCMLIDSEKTVGEINAEIELSQSALSQHLAVLREGGWVRTRRESQNVYYSVTEGPVHKLIQTLHDIYCPGSGEDDDSLC, encoded by the coding sequence ATGCAGGCGCAAGCGGAACAGGCCGCAGAGCTGCTGAAGGCGTTGTCGAACCCGCAGCGGCTGCGGGTGATGTGCATGCTGATCGACAGCGAAAAGACCGTGGGCGAGATCAACGCCGAAATCGAGCTGAGCCAGTCGGCGCTATCGCAGCATCTCGCTGTGCTGCGCGAGGGTGGCTGGGTGCGGACACGGCGCGAATCGCAGAACGTCTATTACTCCGTCACCGAGGGACCGGTGCACAAGCTCATCCAGACCCTGCACGATATCTATTGCCCAGGGTCCGGTGAGGACGATGACAGCCTCTGCTGA
- a CDS encoding rhodanese-like domain-containing protein — protein MTYTAQDLVAQARAVIEEIDASRLLAMQASGIPVVDVREPEEFAAGHLPGAVNIPRGVLEFQVDGHPALNFRTDPHLSHRREPVILYCRTGGRSALAAEALKRLGFDHPLSLAGGYLQWTADGGTVEGG, from the coding sequence ATGACGTACACCGCCCAGGATCTGGTCGCCCAAGCGCGGGCCGTGATCGAGGAGATCGATGCCAGTCGTCTCCTCGCCATGCAGGCCAGCGGCATCCCGGTCGTCGATGTGCGCGAACCGGAGGAATTCGCGGCGGGACACCTGCCGGGCGCGGTGAACATTCCGCGCGGCGTGCTGGAATTCCAGGTCGACGGCCACCCCGCCCTGAACTTCAGGACCGACCCGCACCTGTCGCACCGCCGCGAGCCGGTGATCCTCTACTGCCGCACCGGGGGACGTTCGGCGCTGGCGGCCGAAGCGCTCAAGCGGCTGGGTTTCGATCACCCGCTGTCGCTGGCCGGTGGCTATCTGCAATGGACTGCGGACGGCGGCACCGTGGAGGGCGGCTGA
- a CDS encoding NAD(P)/FAD-dependent oxidoreductase: MSSIIVIGAGLAGMSAAYELRDILGKGHEITVIGDGDSFSFTPSNPWVAVGWRKTDDITLKAEAPLGKKGIGFRNDGVARIEADAHRVHTGGGETLAYDYLLICTGPKLAFDEVPGSGPNGGHTQSVCTTPHALHAWEAYQEFLKTPGPIVVGAMAGASCFGPAYEFAMILDADLRKRRLRDKVPMTFVTSEPYIGHMGLGGVGDSKGLMESEMRQRHIKWITNAKVKDVAAGEMHVVEHDDSAQPVKEHALKFSYSMMLPAFRGVDAVAAVEGLCNPRGFVLVDAHQRSPKFPKIFAAGVCVAIPPVEVTPIPTGAPKTGFMIESMVTTIVRNIAAELKGAPATFEGTWNAVCLADMGDTGMAFVALPQIPPRNVTWTKAGKWVHLAKVAFEKYFLYKMRNGTSEPIYEKYVLSALGIERLK; this comes from the coding sequence ATGAGCAGCATCATCGTGATCGGAGCGGGTCTTGCAGGAATGAGCGCAGCGTACGAGCTGCGGGACATTCTCGGAAAAGGGCATGAGATCACCGTGATCGGTGATGGCGACAGCTTCAGCTTCACCCCCTCCAATCCGTGGGTGGCGGTCGGCTGGCGAAAAACCGACGACATCACGCTCAAAGCCGAAGCGCCCCTGGGCAAGAAGGGCATCGGCTTCCGCAACGATGGCGTCGCACGCATCGAGGCCGATGCCCATCGCGTGCATACCGGCGGCGGTGAAACCCTCGCCTACGACTATCTGTTGATCTGCACCGGGCCGAAGCTCGCCTTCGACGAAGTGCCCGGCAGCGGTCCGAACGGCGGTCATACGCAATCGGTCTGCACAACGCCGCACGCGCTGCATGCCTGGGAGGCGTATCAGGAATTCCTGAAAACGCCAGGCCCGATCGTGGTGGGCGCGATGGCCGGCGCCAGCTGCTTCGGCCCGGCCTACGAATTCGCGATGATCCTCGACGCAGATCTGCGCAAACGCAGGCTGCGCGACAAGGTGCCGATGACCTTCGTCACCAGCGAGCCTTACATCGGCCATATGGGCCTCGGTGGTGTCGGCGATTCCAAAGGCTTGATGGAATCGGAAATGCGCCAGCGCCACATCAAGTGGATCACGAACGCGAAGGTCAAGGATGTGGCCGCCGGCGAGATGCATGTCGTCGAACACGACGACAGCGCGCAGCCGGTGAAAGAACATGCGTTGAAGTTCTCCTATTCGATGATGCTGCCTGCGTTCCGTGGCGTGGATGCGGTGGCGGCGGTCGAAGGCCTGTGCAATCCGCGCGGCTTCGTGCTGGTGGATGCGCACCAGCGCAGCCCGAAATTCCCGAAAATCTTCGCGGCCGGGGTCTGCGTGGCGATTCCGCCGGTCGAAGTCACACCGATCCCGACCGGTGCGCCCAAGACAGGTTTCATGATCGAGTCCATGGTCACGACCATCGTGCGCAATATCGCAGCCGAGTTGAAAGGCGCGCCCGCGACGTTCGAGGGCACCTGGAATGCGGTCTGCCTCGCCGATATGGGCGACACCGGCATGGCCTTCGTCGCGCTGCCGCAGATCCCGCCGCGCAATGTCACCTGGACCAAGGCCGGCAAATGGGTGCATCTGGCCAAGGTCGCGTTCGAGAAATACTTCCTCTACAAGATGCGCAACGGCACCAGCGAGCCGATCTACGAGAAATACGTGCTCAGCGCCCTCGGCATCGAACGATTGAAATGA
- a CDS encoding DUF2892 domain-containing protein: MNLDRAVMAFAGVMILISIALTHFVSPWFWLFTAFIGVNLLQASFTGFCPAAIIFKKFGVGGGCAFK; the protein is encoded by the coding sequence ATGAATCTCGACCGTGCCGTGATGGCGTTCGCCGGCGTGATGATCCTGATCAGCATCGCGCTGACCCATTTCGTTTCGCCATGGTTCTGGCTGTTCACCGCGTTCATCGGCGTGAACCTGCTGCAGGCCAGCTTCACCGGATTCTGCCCGGCAGCCATCATTTTCAAGAAATTCGGAGTGGGCGGCGGATGCGCGTTCAAATGA
- a CDS encoding efflux RND transporter periplasmic adaptor subunit, translating into MRVQMIHSLRLFAGASLVLALAACGSDEAARESAPLPKLDTFTVAVGDAQAGRSWDGVVEAVREAVLSAQTSGRVTAVDVDVNDRVVAGQTLLRLSVVEQQAGVDAARAQLRAAEASAVEAERNYQRFASLVKDNYVSRAQLDQARAGRDAANAARDAARAQLASAGQGAEYTMVRAPYAGIIAARNVEPGEAVGPGQALLTVYAPDDLRIEVRVPQSDAEAIRVQPGARVIFDGGASIDARQVVVYPSADPLSHSVAVRVLLPPMQTPVAPGTTARVVFPIHGSDKLLRIPEAAIVRRGELTGAYVLKDGTLTLRQLRLGASTGETVEALAGLRPGDVVASDPEAALQALIRQRETSGAGHG; encoded by the coding sequence ATGCGCGTTCAAATGATCCATTCGTTGCGCCTGTTCGCGGGGGCATCGCTTGTCCTGGCGCTGGCGGCCTGTGGCAGCGACGAAGCCGCGCGCGAAAGCGCGCCGTTGCCGAAGCTGGACACGTTCACCGTGGCGGTAGGCGACGCGCAGGCGGGCCGCAGTTGGGATGGCGTGGTCGAAGCCGTGCGCGAAGCGGTGCTGTCGGCGCAGACCAGCGGCCGGGTGACTGCGGTCGATGTCGATGTGAACGATCGGGTTGTCGCCGGACAGACGCTGCTGCGCCTGTCCGTGGTCGAGCAACAGGCGGGCGTGGATGCCGCGCGTGCGCAGCTGCGCGCGGCGGAGGCCTCCGCAGTCGAAGCCGAACGCAACTACCAGCGTTTCGCATCGCTGGTGAAAGACAACTACGTCTCGCGCGCGCAGCTCGACCAGGCGCGCGCCGGACGCGATGCCGCGAACGCAGCGCGCGACGCAGCGCGTGCGCAACTGGCATCGGCCGGGCAGGGCGCCGAGTACACCATGGTGCGTGCGCCTTATGCCGGCATCATCGCGGCGCGCAACGTCGAGCCGGGCGAAGCGGTCGGACCGGGCCAGGCGCTGTTGACGGTCTATGCGCCGGACGATCTGCGCATCGAAGTGCGGGTGCCGCAGTCCGATGCCGAGGCGATCCGCGTTCAACCGGGTGCCCGGGTGATCTTCGACGGCGGTGCTTCGATCGATGCGCGCCAAGTGGTGGTCTACCCCAGCGCCGATCCGCTCAGTCACAGTGTCGCGGTGCGCGTGCTGCTGCCGCCGATGCAGACGCCGGTGGCGCCGGGCACGACCGCAAGGGTCGTGTTCCCGATCCACGGCAGCGACAAGCTTCTGCGTATTCCCGAAGCCGCGATCGTCCGCCGTGGCGAACTCACCGGCGCATATGTACTGAAAGACGGCACGCTGACGTTGCGTCAGTTGCGTCTCGGTGCGAGTACCGGCGAGACCGTCGAAGCGCTCGCAGGCCTGCGTCCGGGCGATGTCGTGGCCAGCGATCCGGAAGCCGCGCTGCAGGCGCTGATCCGCCAGCGCGAAACCAGTGGTGCCGGTCATGGCTGA